TTAACCCTTGCATCCTTCTCTCTCTTGTAGGCATATTCCAGGTCTGATAATTGTACCTGCATGTGTTATACTCATGGAGGAGATCAATAAGCTTTACTCAGATCTGGAAATTATGTCAGACGGTATATGTTTGTCGCCTACTTTTCCTCACCCTCGAGCCATGTCTCTTGCTTATCTTGTAATCTTTCTCAACGATGGATACAATTCTAGTTTCTCTTTCCTTATATCCGAACCCCTCCCCTCATGTCTTCAAACAGGTATGTCCGTTTGCTCAACTAAGTTATATGAAGGTTAACTAGGGACGGATGGTTTGACAGCCAAGAGTTGGTCAAATGACTGTATCTTAATCCTTTAATGCATCGATGATGTCTTCCTCTCTATACTTAAAGATCTCACTCATTTTGCTTCTAACATAAGTTGTATCAATGAGCTTCCCGAGAATAACGAAATGTAATTCACATTCAACAGTGGCATAACTCCCGTGCCATTGCTATCTACGATTAATTTGTGCGTGTTTTCACTTCCTAAAAGTAATGTGTATCATTTCATCTATCTATTAGCATGGCCAACAGCGCGTTATGGGAGCGCTCCATGTACAGTTTACTAGTTTACCTGTCAACATGCGCTCTTCCCCTTCTCTTATCATCGCCTTTGGTTCAACGCTATAAACCACATACGGTGATGTTATAACAAATGGATGTTCTGATCTGTATAAAAATTCGAGGCATCAACAATACGACCCATTACGACGAACGATTCCTCAAACCTTGTCATTTCCATGTTTGCTTGCTTCGGAAAATGCTTGAAATGCTTTCGATTCATAATCAAATGCTAGCTGTAAAAGTTCTGTAGATTTGTCGTACTCATACTGATTTCCGGTTTCAATATATTTTCGCATATGTGTGTTGCTCTGTAACTCATAATCTAACGACAAGATACTCATTTCATGACCTTCCTTAAATCTCTCTGGCGGTTCAACAGCTTTCAATCTAGATATCAGCGACTTTATCTCTTCCAAATTGCTGTCAGTTATCCTAAGCATTTCAGCATTGTCTATCAAACCGGCCCTCCACTTCCCAATGGCACTTTCATAATTCTGTGTGAGCGTCATGGACTGATCAGATACTTCCTGAAGCAGCAGGACATATTTTTCGCTATCAGACTTCTGCGGAACTAACACCGCATTTATGCCAAGCACAGCCCCAATTATTCCAGCTGCTATTGATACAGCCATAATTCGCTGAGAACGCGGATTCCTGCGCCTTGGCATTTGAGATAACATTATGGATGTCTGTTAAGAATCTTTCTTGGCTATCGCTTCTTGATTGATAGTGTCTTTTGTACTTCGTTTATGCTGTTAATGAACTTCTTTTTAGCCTCGAACTCGTCAGATACCTTTACAACTATTTCTGATGCAGAAAGCATGACGTCTTTTACTACAAGCGGAGCACTTAATCCAAGAAGTTCACTTAGGATGTCGAAGATGTTATTAAACTTGGTACCATTTCTATATTTGTATATTGTGTTTCCGTCGCTAAATCGAGGGGTTGGTTCCAGTGGTATTACTAGATCGGAAGAGGTTATTTCGGTAATAAAAGTAGCCATATCGTTGCTTATGTTCTCTGTGAGGGTTTCATGCTGCAGGTCTAATTTCTCCTTGAGACTTGTTAGAGTGCCCAGTTCATCGTGATACTCTATGCCTATCATCTTGGCAAAAGCTGATTCGGTTGTACTCTTTAACGGAAGTTCATGTATCTTGGCATTTACTTGTGCAAGTTGACCATCAACCTGTGCAAGTTGATTTCGATTTGCTTTGATCCTTGCGGCAAGATCCTCTAGATAAGCAAAATCAACCATTTACTTCACTTTAGCTTAAGTGATGCACTACGTCCATCAGGCTTTGCTTGAACTCTTCATTTGCAAGTCCCCATCTGGCATATTCTTCCCTGAACGAGTCCCATGATTGTTCAGCCTCTGTTGCAATTTCCAGTATCTTCTGTCCTATGGCTTTTGTGTTGATTAATATAGTAACATTAGCAGGCTCATTCTCCATTATAGGTATCTTGACGAATATCATCCTTGAATCCTCAATGTTAAATCTGTCCTTGATCACTGCTTTTAGAGCCTCTCTTTCTTTGATATCGAATTCGCCCTTTACTTTAACCAATGCACAGCAGGAATCTCTAGAACCTCCCTTGTCTCGAATAATATTTTCATCGATATCAAATAGAATTGCGCCTTCTCTATGATGGGCTGCATCTATTATGGATTCCATTGTGTTGCTCTTGCCGTTGAGTAGGTTCCAATGACCGGCGTCTGGCACTAGTGGTATTGTCCAGGGGATCGCAAACTTGGGGCGTTTGGTTGCAAGCCAAGTTCTGTAGTTTGACATATCCCACTCAGTCTCTCTTGCAAATGAAGCTATGAACATGGAAATTGCGTTAGCAGCTATCAGGTTCATGCCCCTGTAGTCCTTCCATCCCACCTCATGCTCCTTAGGAAGATCATCTATTATCGATTGGACCTTGTCCAATTTGCTCTTGAACTTGTGCTCCAACTGTCGTAAAGTTTTGTTATCTATAAGTATTGAACAGTCGGAAAATTTTATCTGATATTCCAGGTTCATTACTATGTTTATTGCTGCTGCCTCAAATATCACAGGGTCCCAACCGAACTCTGGCAATAAACCGACAGTAGCTACAGTTGCATTACCGCCATTATCCTTTTTAATATATTGCATGAAAGCGCTAGCAAAGGAGCTCCCTGTTCCGCCTCCCATGGCAAAAGGCACTGTAAAACCTCTTACCGGCTCTGGGGAGAGTGCTGCCAGCTGCTTCTGAACATCAAACTTGGTTGAAACCTCCTTCATGAAGCGTGTCCTTCCCTCCGCCCAGTTTCTTGCGGCACCCCCTGAACCATGTATAACATGTTTATCTCGTAACGCAAACAGGTCTGGGTATGACTGTAATATGAGATTAGCCGCCCTCGGATCCAGATCGACAAGTAATGCCCTCGGAATGAGAGGTATCTCGCCTCCATTGTAAGAATTGGGGAATCGAAGAATGGTGCTGCCATATCTCTTCAAAACCTTAGACTCTTCCTTCTCGCCATGCAATACTGGCTTAAGAGGGTCTGCACCTACATCGATGAGAAGTCTCCTGTATGACTCGGCTCCTAGGCCTATCCCACAATGCCCAAAGCAGGTCATTAGTACCGGCGCTGGTGGAAGTGGAGTGAATTTAGCCAAATGTTATCACCATGTGTACAGTGAGCACATTGTTTCTTTAAACAAAGAGTGTAACAAAGTAAAGTTGCTACTTGACTGTTATAGACATATGCCAGATGCTCAACTAAAAAAGCAAAAATCACTTTTCCACCACTTCCTTTCTATAGCTCCATTTTAGCAAAATCGGTGTTATGATGGTTGTGACCGCAACCATCAAAATTACTACCGTGTATATATCTCCCGATAGAACACCTGACGTGACACCCACACCTGCAACTATTAGTCCAACTTCTCCTCGTGAAACCATCCCGATTCCAACCTTCATGGACTTGTCTCTGCTTTTAAGAAAGAGTATTGCAGGCAAACCGCATCCTACTATTTTGGTAACTATTGCGATTGCTATGAGCAAACCTCCAAGTATCAAAACATTTAGGTTGATTCCAGTAAGATCGACCTGTGCACCTATGATTGCGAAGAACAGAGGTGCAAAGATGAATTCTACCTTACCAACATATTCTTCAAGCCTCTTTAGAATTGGCGTGCTTGCAAGTGCCATACCGGCCGCAAATGCTCCCACTATAGGAGAAAGTCCAGCAAGGGTAGCTAGAGCGGCTATGCCAAAGAACGCCGCAGTAGCTACTGCCTCCACGCTGCCTTTTGACTTCCATAGATCTGCGTGTGCTACTATCCTAGGTAGGAAAATGATTGATGTAACAAGTAATGCTGCAAATATTCCAAGGACTTTCATGATCAAGAATGTTATTTCCAACGGATCGACTGTTACGCCTGTCTGCACCATCGACGTTACCACTGATAGAACAGCAAGCGCAAGTATATCATCAGCTATAGCAGCTCCAATAATCAGCCTTGCTTCCTGTGATTGCAACTTTCCTAGGTGCGATAGCACCTGAACCGATATCGCTATACTAGTTGCGGTAAGCGCAGTCGCTACAAGCATTGCTTGTAATGCTTGAAAACCAAACAATGAAAAAACATAAAAGCCGACAAAGAAGGGAACGGCGACGCCGATGGCGCCTACAGTGAAGGAAGCTACACCGCCCTTCAAGAATTCTCTTGGTGTTACATGCAAACCGGCAATGAAGAGTATTACAATGGCGCCTATCTCTCCAATCACACGAACCGGTTCGTTAAGCTCGACCAGAGGCTCTCCATTGAACAGCGGTAAACCACCCAAGGCAAATGGACCGATGATAATTCCTGCTACAAGTTCTCCTAGCACAATAGGCAATTTTGCTCGATTGAACCCTTCTGCCAGCAACTTGGCTGCGAAAAGGAAGAGACAGATCGCTATGATAGTGCGTACAAATTCTGTTTCAACTGCCAATTCGCGACTTATATCAACCTCGCTTATTTAAAATAGGCTGGCAAAACAAATATGAGCTAGGAATCGTTAGCGACTGAACCAGTGTTCCACTGTAGGGACTCGTCATGTGCAGCTAATCAAGGTTATATCTGTACAGCGGTTAATTATGTGTGATGAATAGATTGGTAGAGATTATCTGCATTGGAAATGAACTCTTAACTGGTCATACATTGAATACCAACGCTCAGTGGATAGCAGATAAAGTAACAAGGGGTGGAGGTATTGTAGAGAGGGTTACTGTCATCCGTGATGAAGTGGATGAAATTGCAGTTTGTGTCAAAGAATCTATGGGGAGGAGACCTATGTTAATAATTATAACAGGTGGTTTGGGCCCTACATATGATGATAAAACATTGGAGGGTCTTGCAAGAGCGCTAGAACTGAAACTAGTTGTAAGCAAGAAAGCCATATCTATGTTAAAGCGCAAATACCAGAAAACAGCTCATGCTGACCTTACTCCGACACGTTACAAGATGGCTATTATACCAACAGGTGCAAAACCTCTTGAAAATCCTGTAGGGCACGCACCGGCTGTAACGTTGAAACATGGATCATGTACAATTTTCTCTCTTCCCGGTGTTCCAAGCGAAATGCAATCTGTGTTTGCTAAACATGTATTGCCTGTTTTAAGGCATAAAGTTGGTAAGTTTGTAAGAGGTGATGTTACCATTCAAACTAAGGGGGTGTCGGAATCGATGTTGGCTCCATATCTTGATATTATGATTTCTGAAAACCCCCATATTTACGTCAAGTCACATCCAAAGGGATATAACAGCGGTGTGTCAACCTTACATGTGAACATATCATGCGAAGCTCGTGATAGAAAGACACTTCATAGATATTTGAAAAAAGCTGTCGATCAGATGAAATTTTACATTCAAAAAGAAGGAGGTAGTTCTAAAGAAATATAATACATGGGTGCGGTCGGACTCGAACCGACGACCACCTGCGTGTAAGGCAGGTATCCTAACCGACTAGACGACGCACCCTTGTGAAATCACCATGAAGTAAATCATTTAAAGTTTGGTCTAAAGGACAAGAATTCAAACAAAAAGGAGAGGTACTGGCTATTTACCTCCACTACAGCATGTTACATTTCAAACCTTCCGACACTTTGCCTTGCTGTAGTCTCTATCTTATGTGTATGCCAGACTTGACTATTATTAGGCAAAGCAAACTATTAAAGTTTTTGTCAGTCGCTGGTGTAAACATGTAATTGTTATCTTAATAGGTATAATTAGTCAGTATTAAACATAAAACACATGAAAAATATGTAAATATTGTAAATTACAGATGTTACACATACAACCAAGTCACAATTATGTAAAAGAAAGTGTTTTGCCATTATGTGAAAAATGATTTACTGTTCTTTACCAGCCCAATAGACCTTGGTCATGCTAGTCGGGATGTAGCAATTGCTTCAAGACTTGACTCAAATGTAAGTTTCGTGAGCGGCGAGCATGCTGTCAAAATGATAAGCGGTCATGGTTTTATTGTCAAGGATCTTTATAGACATAACGGCTTTGAAGTTAGCTCATCTGGTGAGTTAATACACCCACTAAGATGGATCATGAACTACTATTCTTTCTACAAAAAGTGCAAAGATATAGCAAGAGGCTTAATAGACAACCATACATTAGTAGTTGCAGGCGAAGATTTTGCTGCCATTTCAGTTGCAGAGGAGAGTAAGATTCCTAACATTGTCATTACTGACATACTACAAATCAATTTTACGAAAGGGATTGCTGCTGTGATAGAAAAGAAGATGAATAGGGCCATGGCGAAAATGATAAACAAATCTACGCTGGTTATAATTCCAGATCATGGAGATGATGTTGATAATTTAGCATATGTTGGGCCAATAGTGAGGGAAGTACGTCGCGATAGAGAAAGATTAAGAGAAGAGTTTGGATTTAGCAATAGGACAATACTTGTCAGCAGAGGCACCAGTGCTGGTTCATTTCTTGTAAATAAAGCAGTGGATACTTATAAAAAAATGAAAGGAAAGCTCGATGCGGAGATGATAGTTGTGTCAGGACTCGCATTGCATATAGAACTCCAAGGCGTTAAATGCGTAGGTTATGTCAATAACTTGCATGAAATGATTTATGCATCAGATCTGCTTATCTCGCTTGCAGGTAGGTCCACAATCGACGAGGCAAATACCTATGGTACGCCTGGAATATTCATACCAATCCGGAATCACTTTGAGCAGGTGGAAAATGCAGAGGCAAGGATTTACGTTCAATGATATCTACAGGCTAGATGAATTGAATATCGAGAAACTCAATTGCCACAGACATGATATTAAGATTACTAACGGTGCTGAAAAGGCCGCGATATTAATAAACAATCTCATGCAATAATACGATGCAATCAAATACTTATTACGGGGCAATGCAAGATAGCACGGAAGTGTATATGGAAACCCTAACCATAGCAAAGTTTGGTGGAAGTGCACTGGGAATGAATGGTTCGAGCATTCCTAGGGTTGTCGAACGAGTTAAGGAGATGTTAAAAGACGGAAAAGTTGTTACCGTATTCTCCGCACCTGTTGCTACTTATGATAATAAAACACGTTCGCTAACAGACATTGCGTTAGAGATAGGCCGGAGTCATGCTAGATCCAAACCGGTTGATATTGAAATTTTGAGGGAAGTTTATCAGGACGTAGCCTCGAAGTACATGAATGAAACATACAGGAAGGAATTTTTGCCTATACTAGACGGACTTTACAAACATGTTATTGTTGCGCTCAAGCAGTCTATGGAATACAAAAGGTTCGTTGATGTCACCAGAGCAAAGGCGCTAGCATACAGTGGAGAAATTGCCATATCATATGCAATGGATTATGTAATGAAAAGCAATGGTATAAGATCTTCGCATGTAGATATCAATTCATGGCCAATCGTTACCGATGACAACTTCGAAGGTGCCAATTTCTTGCTTGAAGAATCTAAAAATGCAAGCAAGGGCTTTGTAGAATTAATTCAGGACAACCAAGTGGTTTCCATAGGAGGTTTTATAGGTAAAACTACGGACGGATTAGAAACTACATATGAGCGAGGAGGTTCTGACAGAACTGCAGCAGACCTAGCAATACTTCTTAATGATAAATACGATGTAAAAGTTGATTTCGAGAAGGACAATGCCGTCTTGAGCGCTGACCCAAAAATAGTGAAGGATGATCTTGAACTTGTTAAAGGACTTTCCTATAACGAAGCCAAGCTCGCTGGGATGTTTGGAATGAAGATCCTTGATCCAATAGCGATAAAAGAAATTGAGGAGAACAATCTTGACATCCCATTGGTAATAACTAACATGCACAATCCTAGTAACATAACCGTAATACGCAGAGAGGCAAAAAATCTGAATGAAAATCCCTTGAAGATAGTTACAGGCAAGAAAAAGTGCGCTGTAATAAGGATGGAATCCGCATCTGCTTCTCACATGCTTGTTGCCCTGCAAAGGGACAAGAGATATAGTGATTTCGTTCAATTAAGCCCGTATGTGAAGGACCATACTGAAATATCAAGGATATTGTTCCTGGATGCTGATTATGTAAAGAGAAATGAAAAACATTTCAGGGCATATGATAACAAGGTGGAGATAGTATATGGTAGAGGTGTTGTGACTTTGATAGGTGATGAAATGTGGAAGGTTCCAAAGATAGCATCCATGGCAAGTAGCACCGTAGGTGATAAGGACATTAACATTCTAAATATGGATGCGCAAGAGGAAACATCCCGTATATTGATAGTTGTAGATGATAAAGGTGAAAATGTAGAAAACGCTATACGTGCAATTCATACAAAGCGAAAGGAAATAAAACTTTGAGTGTTACATTTATTTAAGAATCGATGTCTGACTGTTGCATGCAAAAATCATCAAAGATCTGGCTCAACGGTGAGTTAGTGGACTGGGATCAGGCAAAAATACATGTGCTTACGCATGCACTGCATTACGGCACGGGGGTTTTTGAAGGGTTAAGGTGCTATGAAACTGACAAGGGTACAATAATTTTCCGAATGCAGGAACATGTAAAGCGTTTGTTTGATAGCGCTAAAATATACATGATGGATATGTCATACGGTTTTGATGATATTTGTGATGCAGTAATTAAAACAGTAAAGGTAAACAGTTTACCCAATTGTTATGTTAGACCGATAGCCTACTATGGGTATGGGAGAATGGGTGTTACACCGTTGAACAAGGTAGATGTTGCCATTGCCGTGTGGAAATGGGACGAATATTTAAGACCTAATGCTGGTGATGGTATAAGGTGCATGGTCTCGTCGTGGCGAAGGATCGACTCCAGAACAATGCCATTGCAGGCAAAGGCAACTGCCAATTATGCCAACTCCGCACTTGCAAGGATCGAAGCGTTAAAGAGCGGCTATGATGAAGCAATAATGTTAAACATCGACGGCATGGTAGCTGAATCAAGTGCGGAAAACATATTCATCGTTAAAGACTCTATGCTGGTAACTCCTCCTACTACTGCTGGAGCCCTTGAAGGTATCACAAGGAATAGCATTCTGGAGATTGCTAAGCAAAATAATATCCCTTATCAAATTACAGATATCACAAGGGACGAACTATATACAGCAGAAGAGGTTTTCCTGACAGGCACTGCGGCGGGTATCAAGCCAGTGGTTGAAGTTGACAAAAGATTAGTTGGGAATGGAG
This genomic interval from Nitrososphaerales archaeon contains the following:
- a CDS encoding cation:proton antiporter, with the protein product MAVETEFVRTIIAICLFLFAAKLLAEGFNRAKLPIVLGELVAGIIIGPFALGGLPLFNGEPLVELNEPVRVIGEIGAIVILFIAGLHVTPREFLKGGVASFTVGAIGVAVPFFVGFYVFSLFGFQALQAMLVATALTATSIAISVQVLSHLGKLQSQEARLIIGAAIADDILALAVLSVVTSMVQTGVTVDPLEITFLIMKVLGIFAALLVTSIIFLPRIVAHADLWKSKGSVEAVATAAFFGIAALATLAGLSPIVGAFAAGMALASTPILKRLEEYVGKVEFIFAPLFFAIIGAQVDLTGINLNVLILGGLLIAIAIVTKIVGCGLPAILFLKSRDKSMKVGIGMVSRGEVGLIVAGVGVTSGVLSGDIYTVVILMVAVTTIITPILLKWSYRKEVVEK
- a CDS encoding molybdopterin-binding protein encodes the protein MNRLVEIICIGNELLTGHTLNTNAQWIADKVTRGGGIVERVTVIRDEVDEIAVCVKESMGRRPMLIIITGGLGPTYDDKTLEGLARALELKLVVSKKAISMLKRKYQKTAHADLTPTRYKMAIIPTGAKPLENPVGHAPAVTLKHGSCTIFSLPGVPSEMQSVFAKHVLPVLRHKVGKFVRGDVTIQTKGVSESMLAPYLDIMISENPHIYVKSHPKGYNSGVSTLHVNISCEARDRKTLHRYLKKAVDQMKFYIQKEGGSSKEI
- a CDS encoding glycosyltransferase, whose translation is MKNDLLFFTSPIDLGHASRDVAIASRLDSNVSFVSGEHAVKMISGHGFIVKDLYRHNGFEVSSSGELIHPLRWIMNYYSFYKKCKDIARGLIDNHTLVVAGEDFAAISVAEESKIPNIVITDILQINFTKGIAAVIEKKMNRAMAKMINKSTLVIIPDHGDDVDNLAYVGPIVREVRRDRERLREEFGFSNRTILVSRGTSAGSFLVNKAVDTYKKMKGKLDAEMIVVSGLALHIELQGVKCVGYVNNLHEMIYASDLLISLAGRSTIDEANTYGTPGIFIPIRNHFEQVENAEARIYVQ
- a CDS encoding aspartate kinase, with the translated sequence METLTIAKFGGSALGMNGSSIPRVVERVKEMLKDGKVVTVFSAPVATYDNKTRSLTDIALEIGRSHARSKPVDIEILREVYQDVASKYMNETYRKEFLPILDGLYKHVIVALKQSMEYKRFVDVTRAKALAYSGEIAISYAMDYVMKSNGIRSSHVDINSWPIVTDDNFEGANFLLEESKNASKGFVELIQDNQVVSIGGFIGKTTDGLETTYERGGSDRTAADLAILLNDKYDVKVDFEKDNAVLSADPKIVKDDLELVKGLSYNEAKLAGMFGMKILDPIAIKEIEENNLDIPLVITNMHNPSNITVIRREAKNLNENPLKIVTGKKKCAVIRMESASASHMLVALQRDKRYSDFVQLSPYVKDHTEISRILFLDADYVKRNEKHFRAYDNKVEIVYGRGVVTLIGDEMWKVPKIASMASSTVGDKDINILNMDAQEETSRILIVVDDKGENVENAIRAIHTKRKEIKL
- a CDS encoding branched-chain amino acid transaminase produces the protein MQKSSKIWLNGELVDWDQAKIHVLTHALHYGTGVFEGLRCYETDKGTIIFRMQEHVKRLFDSAKIYMMDMSYGFDDICDAVIKTVKVNSLPNCYVRPIAYYGYGRMGVTPLNKVDVAIAVWKWDEYLRPNAGDGIRCMVSSWRRIDSRTMPLQAKATANYANSALARIEALKSGYDEAIMLNIDGMVAESSAENIFIVKDSMLVTPPTTAGALEGITRNSILEIAKQNNIPYQITDITRDELYTAEEVFLTGTAAGIKPVVEVDKRLVGNGDVGVVTKKLQQLYHDVVMGRDARFDKWLTYVK